A genomic region of Nitrosopumilaceae archaeon contains the following coding sequences:
- a CDS encoding HAMP domain-containing sensor histidine kinase, protein MKIVSKTYILLAVIIGVSLLNLFVLLQTSQENQAVLHSISSASNLKVTVERIAGTANSIASGNEMDRQTLTQQIADFESTYNTLGSGGQLNGITIVAVPNELQNKYMDVGNAWNIYKQKAEEIRQESVFNPDVKNALEYILGKNGDLITLTNGVSNDLLPLDRNYNRHKEIAAELVTLTKSIGENTLLISIGEKGNYTDIIKKDRIMFDADLKKLEGLPIDTSNTDGVQITKETLQAIPRENAASLRSLDPLWESVELKIQFIESTPLLSAEFGKSLHNLDAQRDVMLSTTGFFVDGWNKLIDDTLKAKVNAVLALLVADIVVFVIVMFTIRRSLNPLAMLTRALSRVKEGFYGEKIDYSTNDEIGTLAHTFNLMSETIQQKNEESKKVEIAKDEFLAMITHELKTPLVPIQGYADILLGEHLGSLNKNQKERLEVIKTSSATLLQLISDLLDAQKLELGQLKIVRKTDNLKDTISKIIVLMMPQAISNGIDLLNHVKTDVHAYYDEERISQVLTNLIKNAFRATTKNGKVEISVEELSDEVKVSVKDNGIGLPKDALDKIFRKFYQVDTSSTREKGGSGLGLSICKGIIETHDGKIWVESELGKGATFSFILPKIKSNSSP, encoded by the coding sequence ATGAAGATTGTTTCTAAGACGTATATTTTGCTTGCCGTCATAATCGGTGTTTCATTGCTTAATCTATTTGTATTATTGCAAACATCACAGGAAAATCAAGCAGTATTGCATTCAATTAGCAGTGCAAGCAATCTCAAGGTTACAGTTGAGAGAATTGCAGGAACTGCAAACTCTATAGCAAGCGGAAATGAGATGGACAGACAAACCCTAACTCAACAAATTGCCGACTTTGAAAGTACCTATAATACTCTAGGTAGTGGAGGGCAATTAAATGGAATTACCATTGTTGCCGTGCCAAATGAGCTGCAAAATAAATACATGGATGTTGGCAATGCATGGAATATTTACAAACAAAAGGCAGAAGAAATCAGACAAGAGTCTGTCTTTAATCCTGATGTCAAAAACGCATTAGAGTATATTTTAGGAAAAAATGGAGATCTAATAACACTAACAAACGGTGTATCTAATGATCTTTTGCCACTAGACAGAAATTACAATAGGCATAAAGAAATTGCAGCAGAACTTGTAACACTTACAAAATCAATTGGTGAAAACACACTTCTTATCTCAATTGGGGAAAAAGGAAACTATACTGATATCATAAAAAAAGATAGGATTATGTTTGATGCTGATCTGAAAAAATTAGAAGGACTGCCAATAGATACTTCAAATACTGATGGAGTCCAGATAACCAAAGAAACACTTCAGGCCATTCCTAGAGAAAACGCAGCATCATTACGTAGTCTTGATCCATTGTGGGAATCTGTAGAGCTAAAAATACAATTTATTGAATCAACACCTCTGCTTTCTGCGGAATTTGGAAAGTCACTGCATAATCTAGATGCACAAAGAGATGTGATGCTTTCTACAACTGGATTTTTTGTAGATGGGTGGAACAAACTAATTGATGATACACTAAAGGCTAAAGTTAATGCTGTATTGGCATTGCTTGTAGCAGACATTGTAGTTTTTGTTATAGTGATGTTTACAATTAGAAGATCACTAAACCCACTAGCCATGCTCACTAGGGCACTCTCACGTGTAAAGGAGGGTTTCTATGGTGAAAAAATAGATTATTCCACAAATGATGAGATTGGTACTCTGGCACACACGTTTAATCTCATGTCAGAAACCATACAACAAAAGAATGAAGAATCAAAAAAAGTCGAAATTGCAAAAGATGAATTTTTGGCAATGATCACTCATGAATTAAAAACTCCCCTGGTGCCAATTCAAGGGTATGCTGATATTTTACTTGGAGAACATTTGGGCAGTCTTAATAAAAACCAAAAAGAAAGGCTCGAGGTAATCAAAACAAGCTCTGCAACACTGCTACAATTGATATCTGATCTTCTTGATGCACAAAAATTAGAACTAGGACAACTCAAGATTGTGAGAAAAACTGACAATCTCAAAGACACCATCTCAAAAATAATTGTACTAATGATGCCACAGGCAATCTCAAACGGAATTGATCTTCTGAACCATGTTAAAACAGATGTCCATGCATATTATGATGAAGAACGTATCAGTCAGGTGCTTACTAATCTAATTAAAAATGCATTTAGGGCTACAACAAAAAATGGTAAAGTAGAGATATCAGTTGAAGAACTATCTGATGAAGTCAAGGTCTCAGTTAAGGATAATGGTATTGGATTGCCAAAGGACGCTCTTGATAAAATATTTAGAAAATTCTATCAGGTAGATACGTCCTCAACTAGAGAAAAGGGTGGCAGCGGTCTTGGGCTTTCAATCTGTAAGGGAATAATTGAAACACATGATGGTAAAATATGGGTAGAAAGTGAACTGGGTAAAGGTGCCACATTTTCCTTCATCCTTCCAAAAATTAAATCAAATTCCTCCCCCTAG
- a CDS encoding TldD/PmbA family protein, which translates to MQFAMDCGAQYCDVRYEAVQSDGFLLENGEIEHFTSSRDSGMGIRVLANGAWGFFSISNPKSLDEIKNATLDAVKSALHYSTNKKQKVKLAECHVYVDEINFPVSRKPTLEELTKIGFECDGIIHSKKRIHKSSISMEHDTISKYFVNSDGAKITQRFEDTIANVTATAHESGLTESVNATEGGRGGLEMILDKNNIMNTSEFVAQKASELLDAKTAKEDKATVVMNPDFVALLSHEILGHPSEADRVLGKEMAWAGGAWWAGKLGEKIGSEKLNVIDDPTLPSLGYYKYDDEGVFAKPKSLIENGILINHMQSRETASIFNTEPNSGMRATGYGFMPLIRMACTAIKGGDWDPQEMIKEVKNGYLISNMKVPSIDMMRYNWSISCQFAQKIENGELGELLRDVIVMGIAPDFFNSIDACGKDFTIRPITNCGKGDPMQIMRMGNGGPHVRGIATVKSVGT; encoded by the coding sequence ATGCAGTTTGCAATGGATTGTGGTGCCCAATATTGTGATGTTAGGTATGAAGCAGTACAAAGTGATGGATTTCTTTTAGAAAATGGTGAGATTGAACATTTTACATCTTCAAGGGACTCTGGAATGGGAATTAGAGTGCTTGCTAATGGGGCATGGGGATTTTTTTCCATTTCTAATCCAAAGTCACTAGATGAGATAAAAAATGCCACACTAGATGCAGTAAAAAGTGCATTACATTATTCTACAAATAAAAAACAAAAGGTAAAACTTGCAGAGTGTCATGTATATGTAGATGAGATAAATTTCCCAGTATCAAGAAAACCCACACTAGAGGAGCTGACAAAAATTGGTTTTGAGTGTGATGGAATAATACATAGTAAAAAAAGAATTCACAAATCTTCCATATCAATGGAGCATGATACTATTTCAAAATATTTTGTAAACAGTGATGGCGCAAAAATAACTCAAAGATTCGAGGATACAATAGCCAATGTTACCGCAACTGCACATGAATCTGGCCTGACAGAATCTGTTAATGCTACAGAAGGGGGCAGGGGAGGATTGGAGATGATACTAGATAAAAATAACATCATGAATACATCTGAATTTGTAGCACAAAAGGCATCAGAGCTTTTAGATGCTAAAACTGCTAAAGAAGATAAAGCAACTGTTGTAATGAATCCTGATTTTGTTGCACTACTCTCGCATGAAATTCTAGGTCATCCTTCAGAGGCAGATAGAGTACTTGGAAAGGAAATGGCTTGGGCGGGGGGTGCTTGGTGGGCAGGAAAGCTAGGAGAAAAAATTGGTTCTGAGAAATTAAATGTAATAGATGATCCTACACTGCCTAGTCTTGGATATTACAAATATGATGATGAGGGAGTTTTTGCAAAACCAAAATCACTGATAGAAAATGGCATTCTAATAAATCACATGCAAAGCAGAGAAACTGCATCTATTTTCAATACAGAGCCAAATTCCGGAATGCGAGCTACAGGCTATGGGTTTATGCCGTTAATTAGAATGGCATGTACGGCAATAAAGGGAGGAGATTGGGATCCTCAAGAAATGATAAAAGAAGTAAAAAATGGCTATCTTATTTCTAACATGAAAGTTCCATCTATTGATATGATGAGATACAACTGGAGCATATCGTGCCAGTTTGCACAAAAGATAGAGAATGGCGAATTAGGAGAATTACTTAGGGATGTGATTGTTATGGGAATTGCACCTGATTTTTTCAATTCTATTGATGCATGTGGAAAAGATTTCACAATAAGACCAATTACAAATTGCGGTAAGGGCGATCCTATGCAAATTATGCGAATGGGTAATGGTGGGCCACATGTGAGAGGAATTGCTACAGTAAAAAGTGTGGGAACATAA
- a CDS encoding uracil-DNA glycosylase → MSDLMDALRLQVISCTKCNLSKSRTNAVAGKGNYNAEIMFIGEAPGRNEDLKGEPFVGAAGKILSEALEYAGLSRDDVFITNVVKCRPPNNRVPLEEERDSCHQYLSGELDIIKPKIICILGNTAYASILGGDSITKNRGRIIKKNNQLYFLSVHPAAVIYTPTLGQVLKDDIKTLVETLEKMKKGIKVETIP, encoded by the coding sequence ATGTCAGATTTGATGGATGCATTACGATTACAAGTAATATCATGTACAAAATGTAATCTTTCAAAATCAAGAACTAATGCTGTTGCAGGAAAAGGAAATTACAATGCAGAAATAATGTTCATAGGGGAAGCACCAGGAAGAAACGAGGATCTAAAGGGCGAGCCATTTGTGGGTGCTGCAGGAAAAATTCTATCAGAAGCATTAGAGTATGCTGGTCTATCAAGAGATGATGTTTTTATAACAAATGTTGTAAAATGCAGGCCACCAAACAACAGAGTACCACTAGAAGAAGAAAGAGATTCCTGTCACCAATACCTATCTGGAGAGCTTGATATCATTAAACCCAAAATTATCTGTATATTGGGAAATACTGCATATGCTTCTATCTTGGGTGGTGACTCTATCACAAAGAACAGGGGTAGAATAATAAAAAAAAATAACCAGTTGTATTTTCTTAGTGTACATCCAGCAGCGGTAATATACACCCCAACTCTTGGACAGGTCTTAAAAGATGACATTAAAACACTGGTAGAAACACTTGAGAAAATGAAAAAAGGAATCAAAGTAGAGACTATACCATGA
- a CDS encoding DNA-3-methyladenine glycosylase: MRIISRSFYDRDTVDVAQDLIGKLLVRRIGQKIISGMIVETEAYGYKDDAASHSFVGMTERNKAMFGQVGKAYVYFTYGMHYCVNVVAKNNDFGAGAVLFRALEPIEGIDFMIKQRKTTISNLANGPAKLTQALQITKKQYGEDLTKRSGLFVIEGKEIKKSEIKARPRIGIKKATDKLWNFSL; this comes from the coding sequence ATGAGAATTATCTCACGGTCATTTTATGATAGAGATACAGTTGATGTTGCACAAGATTTGATAGGCAAACTGCTTGTACGAAGAATTGGACAAAAAATAATCTCTGGCATGATAGTTGAGACAGAAGCATATGGATACAAAGATGATGCAGCTAGTCATTCTTTTGTAGGTATGACAGAAAGAAACAAGGCAATGTTTGGGCAGGTAGGAAAGGCATATGTCTATTTCACATATGGCATGCATTATTGTGTAAACGTGGTTGCAAAAAATAATGATTTTGGAGCAGGCGCTGTTCTTTTTCGTGCACTAGAACCAATAGAGGGAATTGATTTTATGATAAAACAACGAAAAACCACAATCTCAAACCTTGCAAACGGTCCTGCAAAACTCACACAGGCATTACAAATAACAAAAAAGCAATATGGCGAGGATTTGACAAAACGTTCTGGTTTATTTGTTATTGAAGGAAAGGAAATAAAAAAATCTGAAATTAAGGCAAGGCCAAGAATTGGAATTAAAAAAGCAACTGATAAACTTTGGAATTTTAGTTTATAG
- a CDS encoding trypsin-like peptidase domain-containing protein: MPLQSQSTRLGSGFVYDKEGRIITNNHVVEGSKTVNVTFVDGNTYTAKVVGTDPDNDIAVIQIIDNFSDENITPLIFGDSSQLEVGQQVIAIGNPFGLSDTMTHGIISQVGRLLPNENLGFNIPDVIQVDAPINPGNSGGPLLNTQGEIIGMNTAINTNTGEFSGVGFAIPSNSIQRVVPQLIKNGTYAHPWLGIAGTSMNPDVALANGLARNYKGVIVDQVVKDGPAFKAGLVPATLDNNNIPHGGDIITAVDGHPIKTIYDVISYVDDQKSVGDKVVLTINRLGKTMDLTLLLQARPAAS; the protein is encoded by the coding sequence ATGCCGCTTCAAAGTCAATCCACTAGACTTGGTTCTGGATTTGTATATGATAAAGAAGGACGCATTATTACAAACAATCATGTAGTAGAAGGATCAAAAACTGTAAATGTCACTTTTGTTGATGGAAATACCTATACTGCCAAAGTAGTAGGAACTGATCCTGATAATGACATTGCAGTTATACAAATAATTGATAATTTTTCAGATGAAAATATCACGCCTCTAATATTTGGAGATTCATCACAACTTGAGGTGGGCCAGCAAGTAATTGCAATAGGCAATCCATTTGGTCTGAGTGATACAATGACACATGGAATAATCAGTCAGGTTGGTCGCCTCTTACCAAATGAAAACTTGGGATTTAACATACCTGATGTAATTCAAGTAGATGCTCCCATCAATCCTGGCAATTCAGGAGGGCCATTGCTAAACACCCAAGGTGAGATAATTGGGATGAATACTGCCATTAATACAAACACAGGTGAATTTTCTGGAGTTGGATTTGCCATTCCATCTAATTCAATTCAGCGAGTGGTTCCACAATTAATCAAAAACGGAACATATGCACATCCATGGCTTGGCATAGCTGGAACTAGCATGAATCCAGATGTTGCATTAGCAAATGGATTGGCCAGAAATTACAAGGGTGTAATTGTTGATCAAGTTGTAAAAGATGGGCCTGCATTCAAGGCAGGACTGGTACCTGCTACTTTGGATAATAACAACATTCCTCATGGAGGAGACATAATCACTGCAGTTGATGGGCACCCAATTAAAACAATCTATGATGTTATCTCCTATGTGGATGATCAGAAATCTGTTGGAGACAAAGTAGTTTTAACAATAAACAGACTGGGTAAAACAATGGACTTGACCTTATTGCTACAAGCAAGACCTGCGGCATCTTAA
- a CDS encoding cupredoxin domain-containing protein, which produces MRKHQKNNNKNKFFTRGTIIGIAVIAAAASIGGYFSLGTLIPVNGTTPVFAPPTNIYILATHDSQNGYYFEEQSTRQGKKTLASGAIDASIHVIKGQLVALHVINEDKETGTQHDLNIDEFNVHTKKLNYFQAQTINFIADKAGTFKYYSTIHPEMKSNLIVDSG; this is translated from the coding sequence GTGCGAAAACATCAAAAAAACAATAATAAAAATAAATTCTTTACTAGAGGCACAATTATTGGTATTGCAGTTATTGCAGCAGCGGCATCAATTGGCGGATATTTTTCCTTGGGTACTCTGATTCCAGTTAATGGAACAACTCCAGTTTTTGCACCTCCTACTAATATTTACATTCTGGCTACACATGATAGTCAGAATGGTTATTATTTTGAAGAGCAATCAACCAGGCAAGGCAAAAAAACTCTGGCATCAGGCGCAATAGACGCATCAATTCATGTAATTAAGGGACAATTAGTGGCTCTTCACGTAATCAATGAGGATAAAGAGACTGGAACACAACATGATCTAAACATAGATGAATTCAACGTACATACTAAAAAATTGAATTATTTCCAAGCACAGACAATCAATTTCATTGCCGATAAAGCTGGCACGTTCAAGTATTATTCTACAATTCATCCTGAAATGAAAAGTAACCTGATAGTAGATTCTGGATAA
- the proS gene encoding proline--tRNA ligase, with translation MSKEIGITAKKNENFSEWYTQVVIKAELADYAPVKGLIVLRPYGYSIWESLKNSLDEKLKKTGHQNGFLPVLIPESLLSKESKHFAGFNPEVFWVTHSGNSELGDKLALRPTSETLAYSMYSKWIKSWRDLPLKINFWNTALRAEIKSTKPFLRTSEFLWQEGHTVHATKEEAEQEVMLILELYKKTVEEELAIPVITGKKTEKEKFVGAVYTTTMEAIMPDGKALQMGTSHFLGQNFSKPFDVKFLDKENVEKFAWQTSWGVSWRLIGALIMVHGDDKGLVLPPQVAPIQAVIVPIYYSESDKEQIIKKSKEVEEILSKKKIRVHIDTRDEFTPGYKFHDWEMKGVPLRIEIGPKDLAKGKMVLVRRDNQKKTDISFGDIETGIESTLNEIHQSLFEKAKNLLAEKTRVVIDFEKFKLELEKGLFLSSPWCGDQKCEEKIEETTGADIRVLPFDSKKSDAPCIICKKPSKEMAIFGRGY, from the coding sequence TTGAGTAAAGAGATAGGTATAACAGCCAAAAAAAATGAAAATTTTAGTGAATGGTACACACAGGTTGTAATCAAGGCAGAGCTTGCAGATTATGCTCCTGTCAAGGGCCTAATCGTGCTCAGACCATATGGATACTCAATTTGGGAGTCGCTAAAAAATTCACTTGATGAAAAACTAAAAAAGACTGGTCACCAGAATGGTTTTTTGCCAGTTTTAATTCCAGAATCACTTCTTAGTAAAGAATCAAAACATTTTGCAGGATTTAATCCAGAAGTTTTTTGGGTAACCCATTCTGGAAATTCAGAGTTGGGAGACAAGCTTGCATTAAGACCAACTTCTGAGACTCTGGCATATTCCATGTATTCTAAATGGATAAAAAGTTGGAGAGATCTACCATTGAAGATTAATTTTTGGAACACCGCACTACGTGCAGAAATAAAATCAACAAAACCTTTCCTTAGAACATCAGAATTCTTATGGCAAGAGGGACATACTGTGCATGCAACAAAAGAGGAAGCTGAACAAGAGGTAATGCTAATACTTGAATTATACAAAAAAACAGTGGAAGAGGAATTGGCCATACCAGTAATTACTGGTAAAAAAACTGAGAAAGAAAAATTTGTAGGTGCAGTCTATACCACAACCATGGAAGCAATAATGCCAGATGGCAAGGCTCTCCAAATGGGAACGTCTCATTTTCTAGGGCAGAATTTCTCAAAACCGTTCGATGTCAAATTCTTAGATAAAGAAAATGTGGAAAAATTTGCATGGCAGACATCATGGGGTGTTTCTTGGCGATTGATAGGAGCCTTGATAATGGTTCATGGAGATGACAAAGGCTTGGTTTTGCCCCCTCAAGTGGCACCAATTCAAGCAGTAATTGTTCCAATTTATTATTCAGAGTCTGATAAAGAGCAGATTATTAAAAAATCAAAAGAAGTAGAGGAAATATTATCAAAAAAGAAAATTAGAGTTCACATTGATACAAGAGATGAATTTACACCTGGCTACAAATTTCATGATTGGGAGATGAAGGGTGTTCCTTTAAGAATAGAGATTGGGCCAAAAGATCTAGCAAAAGGTAAGATGGTACTAGTAAGACGAGACAATCAAAAAAAGACTGATATTTCTTTTGGCGATATTGAGACTGGTATCGAATCAACACTAAACGAGATACATCAGAGTCTCTTTGAAAAAGCAAAGAACCTCTTGGCTGAAAAAACTAGAGTAGTAATAGATTTTGAGAAATTTAAATTAGAATTAGAAAAGGGTTTGTTTTTGAGTTCTCCTTGGTGTGGTGATCAAAAATGTGAAGAAAAAATAGAGGAAACAACAGGTGCAGACATTCGTGTGCTTCCTTTTGATAGTAAAAAATCAGATGCACCATGTATAATATGTAAGAAACCTAGCAAAGAGATGGCAATATTTGGCCGTGGCTATTAA
- the serB gene encoding phosphoserine phosphatase SerB — translation MLAIFDVEGVLLDAEFLPILAEKINKQDEIWEITRKGIEGVIDWEEGLKTRINALKGIDYKTCKEIADSLPIMTGAKEICRALKAAGWKLLAVSGGFTIMTDRLKKELGLDYVFSNELVFKDGKLDDVIIHVDSDKAKSAIIKVNEWKEKKENIVVVVDGANDIKLFNICGLGVAFRAQDVVKDLATVTLEEKDLSLLIDIINKHYGMNLELQTVA, via the coding sequence TTGCTAGCGATTTTTGACGTTGAGGGTGTTTTGCTTGATGCAGAATTTCTTCCAATACTTGCTGAAAAAATAAACAAGCAAGATGAAATTTGGGAGATTACACGAAAGGGTATTGAGGGTGTCATAGATTGGGAAGAAGGTCTCAAAACCAGAATTAATGCACTAAAGGGTATAGACTATAAAACATGCAAAGAGATTGCTGATTCTCTACCAATTATGACTGGTGCAAAAGAAATTTGTCGTGCACTAAAGGCGGCTGGATGGAAGTTACTTGCAGTATCTGGAGGATTTACAATAATGACAGACAGACTCAAAAAAGAATTAGGACTTGATTATGTTTTTTCAAACGAACTTGTTTTCAAAGATGGAAAATTAGATGACGTTATAATTCACGTGGATTCTGACAAGGCAAAATCTGCTATAATAAAAGTAAATGAATGGAAGGAAAAAAAGGAAAACATTGTTGTAGTAGTTGATGGTGCAAATGATATCAAACTTTTCAATATCTGTGGTCTTGGTGTGGCATTTAGGGCACAGGATGTTGTGAAAGACTTGGCTACTGTAACTCTTGAGGAAAAGGATCTCTCATTGTTGATTGATATCATTAACAAACATTATGGAATGAATCTTGAATTACAAACTGTTGCGTAA
- the cofE gene encoding coenzyme F420-0:L-glutamate ligase, with translation MSLEIIPVKIDKEIEQDDDISELVLSTSKPEIKDGDILIVTQKIISKQEGRMVQLSTITPSLLATGIGSEYGKNPQVIQKILDESKRIVRLKDGIIISETIHGFVCANAGVDESNVKQGYVTLLPKDANASAQKLRESIMKKTGKNVAIIISDTFGRPFRMGQTNCAIGFAGISAIADYIGTKDSFGRILHVTEIAIIDEICSASELVMGKSLNTPISIVRNYKFSDSKSDMKDLLRPKNEDLFR, from the coding sequence ATGTCATTAGAAATAATCCCAGTTAAGATTGATAAAGAAATAGAGCAAGATGATGACATTTCTGAATTGGTATTGTCCACATCAAAACCAGAAATTAAAGACGGTGATATTCTAATCGTAACACAAAAAATAATATCTAAACAGGAAGGACGTATGGTACAACTATCCACAATAACTCCATCTCTTCTTGCAACAGGTATTGGCAGTGAATATGGAAAAAATCCACAGGTTATACAAAAAATACTTGATGAATCAAAACGTATAGTGAGATTAAAGGACGGTATAATAATATCTGAAACCATTCATGGATTTGTATGTGCTAATGCTGGAGTTGACGAAAGCAATGTCAAGCAGGGATATGTTACACTATTACCAAAAGATGCAAACGCATCTGCACAAAAATTAAGAGAGTCAATAATGAAAAAAACAGGAAAGAATGTTGCCATAATAATATCAGATACATTTGGCAGACCATTTAGAATGGGTCAAACAAACTGTGCTATTGGATTTGCTGGTATTTCGGCAATTGCTGATTATATTGGAACAAAAGATAGTTTTGGTCGGATTTTACATGTTACTGAAATTGCAATTATTGATGAGATATGTTCTGCATCAGAACTAGTTATGGGCAAATCTCTCAATACTCCTATTAGTATTGTAAGAAATTACAAATTTAGTGATTCAAAAAGTGATATGAAGGATCTGCTTAGGCCAAAAAATGAAGATCTCTTTAGGTAA
- a CDS encoding PHP domain-containing protein, which translates to MSILKVELHCHNEFSNFQLGIKETPYDCGISVSEQLEQAHKIGLDAFFITNHNTLDGFSSLLEYKENHEKFKNLKVYPAEEITTDAGIHVVAYGLSKTIKSGQTLDEILDAIKSQGAISCAPHPFALSNGLREQAILCDLIEVFNSNNVDRYSNLRASYFAKSNNMIEVAGSDSHVVSTLGRCVNLIDSENTLDDMLYAMRKGKISIGKTGYVTSKEMIEHAKYKIENSKDDIIKYFQQTHPHLTGLCIFLIRTFESNPNSLMWTAVYKIAVHLTTKLSNKINFKNHDHTILYERNLRAILPMILT; encoded by the coding sequence TTGAGTATTTTAAAAGTAGAGCTACATTGTCACAACGAGTTTTCTAATTTTCAACTTGGCATAAAAGAAACCCCATATGATTGCGGGATTAGTGTCTCTGAACAATTAGAACAGGCACATAAGATTGGATTGGATGCCTTTTTTATCACAAATCATAATACTTTGGATGGATTTTCTTCCTTGCTTGAATATAAGGAAAATCATGAAAAATTCAAGAATCTCAAGGTCTATCCAGCAGAAGAGATTACCACTGATGCTGGAATACATGTTGTTGCATATGGACTTTCTAAAACAATAAAATCTGGACAGACCTTGGATGAAATACTTGATGCGATTAAATCACAAGGAGCCATCTCATGTGCGCCTCATCCATTTGCTCTAAGTAATGGTTTACGCGAACAAGCAATACTGTGTGATCTAATTGAAGTCTTTAACAGTAATAATGTTGATAGGTATTCAAATCTACGTGCGTCATATTTTGCCAAAAGTAACAACATGATTGAAGTGGCAGGAAGTGATTCTCATGTTGTATCCACACTAGGAAGGTGTGTTAATTTGATTGACTCTGAAAATACATTAGATGATATGTTGTATGCAATGCGTAAAGGAAAAATCTCTATTGGGAAAACAGGTTATGTTACAAGTAAGGAAATGATAGAGCATGCAAAATATAAAATTGAAAATTCAAAAGATGACATTATAAAATATTTTCAGCAAACACATCCACATCTGACAGGACTTTGTATTTTTTTAATTAGAACGTTTGAATCCAATCCAAACAGTCTGATGTGGACAGCTGTGTATAAAATTGCAGTACATCTGACAACAAAACTATCTAACAAAATAAATTTCAAAAATCATGATCATACAATTTTATATGAACGTAATTTGAGAGCAATACTGCCCATGATCCTCACTTGA
- a CDS encoding sulfurtransferase TusA family protein, which yields MSELGPAKTIDVRGLFCPEPVFRTKIEIERMTVGNVLKVIADDPASEEDISRWVNRNGHQLLELKKNDKDLEFTIKKVK from the coding sequence ATGTCAGAATTAGGACCAGCTAAGACAATTGATGTACGTGGATTGTTTTGCCCAGAACCTGTATTTAGAACAAAAATAGAAATTGAAAGAATGACAGTAGGAAACGTTCTAAAAGTGATTGCAGATGATCCTGCATCTGAAGAAGATATATCAAGATGGGTAAATAGAAACGGCCATCAGCTTTTAGAATTAAAAAAGAATGACAAAGATCTAGAGTTCACCATAAAAAAGGTGAAGTAA